A genomic region of [Eubacterium] eligens ATCC 27750 contains the following coding sequences:
- a CDS encoding Rpn family recombination-promoting nuclease/putative transposase, whose protein sequence is MGKDNGVRAVDADEFLSGIKKDDRFHPIINIILYYGEKEWDGPVSLKDMMVDMPERFANLFADYEINLVQMLDSGRLLFHNEDVRILFDVVSNIYKRNIDYIYSKYDGTEVDGELFWMIGKITSNENMLEISRDKKGESVVMCEAWREYYDEARRDGAKSATLNAIIFMIKYGISKKDILKEYSENDYNEALSKMAAK, encoded by the coding sequence ATGGGGAAGGATAATGGCGTTAGGGCAGTTGATGCAGATGAATTCTTATCTGGAATTAAGAAGGATGACAGATTTCATCCGATAATTAATATCATACTTTATTATGGAGAAAAGGAATGGGATGGACCTGTATCATTAAAAGATATGATGGTTGATATGCCAGAACGTTTTGCCAATTTATTTGCAGATTATGAGATTAATCTTGTGCAGATGCTTGATTCCGGGAGACTTTTGTTTCATAATGAAGATGTAAGAATACTATTTGATGTGGTAAGCAATATTTATAAGAGGAATATAGATTACATATATTCGAAGTATGATGGAACAGAAGTAGATGGTGAATTATTCTGGATGATTGGGAAGATTACATCTAATGAGAATATGCTGGAAATCAGCAGAGATAAGAAAGGAGAGTCGGTTGTTATGTGCGAAGCGTGGAGAGAGTATTATGATGAAGCCAGACGGGATGGGGCTAAGTCTGCAACATTAAATGCAATTATTTTTATGATTAAATACGGAATATCTAAAAAGGATATATTGAAAGAATATTCAGAGAATGATTACAACGAGGCACTTTCTAAGATGGCTGCGAAGTAA
- the fliG gene encoding flagellar motor switch protein FliG gives MIHMPKPTASSEREMDGVEKAATLLIALGPEKSAQIFKHLKEEEIEQLTLEIANTSSVSPQTKEKVLNEFYEICLAQQYIAEGGISYAKELLEKALGEDKARDVIGKLTASLQVRPFEFIRKTDSTQLLNFIQDEHPQTIALILSYLPASQASNVVSSLPPEKQADVAKRIAMMDRTSPDVIKQVEKVLERKLASLVNQDYTIVGGVDAIVEILNSVDRGTEKHIMETLEVEEPELADEIRKKMFVFEDILSLDNRAIQRVLRDVDNHDLALALKGATEEVQNVILNNLSTRLASMIKEDMEYMGPVRMKDVEDAQQKIVNIIRKLEDSAEIVISRGGGDEIIV, from the coding sequence ATGATACATATGCCAAAGCCAACTGCAAGTAGTGAGAGAGAAATGGATGGTGTGGAAAAAGCTGCAACATTACTTATTGCACTTGGACCTGAGAAATCAGCTCAGATTTTTAAACATTTAAAAGAAGAAGAAATTGAACAATTGACACTTGAAATAGCTAATACAAGCAGTGTGTCACCTCAGACAAAAGAGAAGGTACTTAATGAGTTTTATGAAATATGTCTTGCACAGCAGTATATTGCAGAAGGTGGTATTTCGTATGCTAAAGAACTTCTTGAGAAAGCTCTTGGCGAGGACAAGGCGAGAGATGTTATTGGAAAACTTACGGCAAGTCTTCAGGTTCGTCCTTTCGAATTTATCAGAAAGACAGACTCTACTCAGTTACTTAACTTTATTCAGGATGAACATCCTCAGACTATTGCTTTGATACTTTCTTATCTTCCGGCATCACAGGCATCTAATGTTGTATCATCACTTCCACCAGAGAAGCAGGCAGATGTTGCGAAGAGAATTGCTATGATGGACAGGACATCGCCAGATGTTATTAAGCAGGTAGAGAAAGTGCTTGAAAGAAAACTCGCTTCTCTTGTGAATCAGGATTACACTATTGTTGGTGGTGTTGATGCAATTGTTGAAATACTTAATTCTGTTGACAGAGGAACAGAAAAGCATATTATGGAAACTCTTGAAGTTGAAGAACCAGAGCTTGCAGATGAAATCCGTAAGAAAATGTTTGTATTTGAAGATATTCTTTCTCTTGATAACAGAGCTATTCAGAGAGTTCTCAGAGATGTTGACAATCATGACCTTGCTCTTGCACTTAAGGGAGCAACGGAAGAAGTGCAGAATGTTATTCTTAATAACCTTTCAACACGTCTTGCTTCTATGATAAAGGAGGATATGGAATATATGGGTCCTGTCCGTATGAAAGATGTTGAAGATGCACAGCAGAAGATTGTTAATATTATCAGAAAGCTTGAAGATTCAGCAGAAATTGTAATATCACGAGGCGGAGGTGACGAGATAATTGTCTAA
- a CDS encoding YifB family Mg chelatase-like AAA ATPase, which translates to MYSSVLSGVLHGIKAQIVRVEVDVGNGIPSFDMSGFLSNEVKEARERVRVAIRNSGYELPPQRIAVNISPADIRKCGTGFDLPIALAILSANGYIDEVNLDNMMILGELSLDGSINGVRGVLPCVCSAKEAGIDKVLLPEVNINEGNIVKKISVMTAANLKQAVKYINEGIASHRSTTNDENNYKADMKNPEMDYSDIKGQFAAKRATMIAVAGMHNIMYMGPPGSGKTMMAKRIPTIMPEMTFDEKLAVTNIYSVAGQLGDNGGLMEDRPFRAPYHNVTKGAFFGGGIVPRPGEITLAGKGVLFLDEMTEFKPDILEGLRQPLEDKNITIVRMNRAYTYPADFMLVGAMNPCKCGYFPDRNRCNCFEQDIKRFMGKISMPLWDRFDMCIKTEEIGYSELGNKIHQNDGEELNSFSMKEHIMKARTTQLERFKGMDIMYNSQMNGRNINKFCRLGDEESKLIEKIFAKKKLTARGYHKILKTARTIADIEGNEYITTSNISEAFYYRGIPEITVH; encoded by the coding sequence TTGTATAGTAGTGTATTGAGTGGTGTTTTACATGGAATTAAGGCACAGATAGTCCGTGTAGAGGTTGATGTTGGTAATGGAATTCCAAGCTTTGATATGAGCGGATTTTTGAGTAATGAGGTTAAGGAAGCAAGGGAGAGGGTAAGGGTAGCTATCCGTAATTCTGGCTATGAATTACCGCCACAAAGAATTGCTGTTAATATATCTCCTGCAGATATAAGAAAATGCGGAACGGGGTTTGATTTACCAATTGCATTGGCTATTTTATCAGCAAATGGATATATAGATGAAGTTAATCTTGATAATATGATGATTTTAGGAGAATTAAGCCTTGATGGAAGCATTAATGGGGTGAGAGGCGTACTTCCTTGTGTGTGTTCTGCAAAAGAAGCAGGAATTGATAAGGTGCTTTTACCAGAAGTTAATATTAATGAGGGGAATATTGTTAAGAAGATTAGTGTAATGACAGCAGCTAATCTTAAGCAGGCTGTGAAATATATTAATGAAGGTATTGCAAGTCATAGAAGTACAACTAATGATGAAAATAATTATAAAGCGGATATGAAAAATCCCGAAATGGACTATTCAGACATTAAGGGACAATTTGCTGCGAAGAGAGCAACTATGATAGCTGTGGCAGGAATGCATAATATTATGTATATGGGGCCTCCGGGAAGTGGTAAAACCATGATGGCGAAAAGAATTCCAACAATTATGCCAGAGATGACATTTGATGAAAAGCTGGCTGTTACTAATATATATAGTGTGGCAGGACAGTTAGGAGATAATGGCGGGCTTATGGAAGACAGGCCTTTTCGCGCACCATATCACAATGTTACTAAAGGTGCGTTTTTTGGCGGAGGGATAGTGCCAAGACCGGGAGAGATTACTCTGGCAGGCAAAGGTGTATTATTTCTTGATGAGATGACAGAATTTAAACCTGATATACTTGAAGGACTGCGTCAGCCTCTTGAGGATAAGAATATAACAATCGTAAGAATGAACAGAGCTTATACATATCCTGCAGATTTTATGCTTGTTGGTGCAATGAATCCATGTAAATGTGGCTATTTTCCGGACAGAAACAGATGTAATTGTTTTGAACAGGATATTAAGAGATTTATGGGGAAGATAAGCATGCCGTTATGGGACAGATTTGATATGTGTATAAAGACAGAGGAGATAGGATACAGCGAACTGGGAAATAAAATACATCAAAATGATGGTGAAGAACTTAATTCATTTTCTATGAAAGAACATATAATGAAAGCCAGAACAACACAGCTGGAACGGTTTAAAGGAATGGATATAATGTATAATTCACAAATGAATGGAAGAAATATTAATAAATTCTGCAGGCTTGGAGATGAAGAATCGAAGCTTATAGAGAAAATTTTTGCCAAGAAGAAATTAACTGCAAGAGGCTATCATAAAATTTTAAAAACTGCCCGTACTATTGCAGACATAGAAGGCAATGAATATATTACTACTTCTAATATTAGTGAAGCATTTTATTATAGGGGAATTCCAGAAATAACAGTACACTAG
- the flgB gene encoding flagellar basal body rod protein FlgB, whose product MSTGAFGYVNLLKSAADASWTREEVLTNNIANVDTPNYKRQDVEFSSFLANALQRSGKSTSSLTQRVNNVNYNDLSIRTYTDNSTLSYRTDGNNVDLSTENVELASEQINYNALIDSMNNEFSRFKSVLK is encoded by the coding sequence ATGAGTACAGGTGCTTTTGGTTATGTTAATCTGCTGAAATCAGCAGCAGATGCGAGCTGGACAAGAGAAGAAGTTTTAACTAATAATATTGCTAATGTTGATACACCTAATTATAAGAGACAGGATGTTGAGTTCAGTTCTTTCCTTGCGAATGCATTACAGAGGTCTGGAAAGAGCACCTCATCACTGACACAGAGGGTTAATAATGTTAATTATAATGATTTATCCATAAGAACTTATACTGATAACAGTACACTTTCATATAGAACAGATGGTAATAATGTTGATCTTTCTACAGAGAATGTTGAACTTGCGTCAGAGCAGATTAATTATAATGCGTTAATTGACAGCATGAATAATGAGTTTTCAAGATTTAAGTCTGTGTTAAAATAA
- the flgC gene encoding flagellar basal body rod protein FlgC, with protein sequence MSMFTAFNVSASGMTAQQLRTDVISENIANADTTRTSDGTPYVRKAVVFTEKTMTGTALGKSAYGSYGTGAYSTFSDALRLANGGVVGNGVKVTSVYEDTSTDMEMVYDPSHPDADENGYVTYPNVNTVQEMTDLIDASRSYEANISAFNASKSMATKGLSIGSST encoded by the coding sequence ATGTCAATGTTTACGGCTTTTAATGTAAGTGCTTCAGGAATGACGGCACAGCAGTTAAGAACAGATGTAATATCAGAGAATATAGCTAATGCAGATACAACAAGAACAAGTGATGGAACACCTTATGTTAGGAAAGCTGTTGTGTTCACTGAAAAAACAATGACAGGTACAGCACTTGGAAAGTCTGCATATGGTTCATATGGAACCGGAGCGTATTCCACATTTTCGGATGCGTTAAGACTTGCCAATGGTGGTGTTGTAGGTAACGGAGTTAAAGTTACATCTGTATATGAAGATACATCAACTGATATGGAAATGGTATATGATCCATCGCATCCAGATGCGGATGAGAATGGCTATGTTACATATCCGAATGTTAATACTGTTCAGGAAATGACTGACCTGATAGATGCGTCGCGTTCATACGAAGCTAATATATCAGCTTTCAACGCAAGCAAGTCAATGGCAACAAAGGGACTTTCAATAGGTTCTTCAACATAA
- the codY gene encoding GTP-sensing pleiotropic transcriptional regulator CodY, with translation MSVQLLDKTRKINKLLHNNHSHRVDFNDICDVLSGILESNVLVISQKGKILGAGYWNNIDRIGELITADVGGFVDKMFNERLLGVLSTKENVNLLTLGFTSGSERKFNAIIAPVEIAGERLGTLFMYKCISDYEIDDIILCEYGATVVGLEMMSSVCNENAEDERKKKIVKSAISTLSASELQAIKAVFEALDGTEGILVASRIADNTGITRSVIVNALKKFDSAGVISTKSSGMKGTKIKVLNEIVFDEIKKLDD, from the coding sequence ATGAGTGTTCAGCTTCTTGATAAAACAAGAAAAATCAATAAGCTGCTCCACAATAATCATTCACACAGAGTTGATTTTAATGATATCTGTGATGTGCTTAGTGGAATATTAGAGTCTAATGTTCTGGTTATAAGTCAGAAAGGAAAGATTCTGGGAGCAGGATACTGGAATAATATTGATAGAATAGGCGAACTTATAACAGCGGATGTGGGTGGATTCGTTGACAAGATGTTTAATGAAAGACTGCTTGGAGTATTATCCACAAAGGAGAATGTTAATCTTCTTACACTGGGGTTTACCAGTGGCAGTGAAAGAAAATTTAATGCAATTATTGCACCAGTTGAGATTGCCGGAGAACGGCTGGGAACATTATTTATGTATAAATGTATCAGTGATTATGAAATTGATGATATTATTTTATGTGAATATGGAGCTACTGTTGTAGGACTTGAGATGATGAGTTCTGTATGCAATGAGAATGCAGAAGATGAAAGAAAAAAGAAAATTGTCAAGTCAGCGATTTCTACGCTTTCAGCCTCAGAACTTCAGGCAATAAAGGCTGTTTTTGAAGCTCTTGATGGAACAGAAGGTATTCTTGTAGCAAGCAGGATTGCGGATAATACAGGAATAACAAGATCAGTTATTGTTAATGCACTTAAAAAATTTGACAGTGCAGGTGTTATTTCTACGAAATCATCAGGCATGAAAGGAACAAAAATAAAAGTCCTTAACGAAATTGTGTTTGATGAGATAAAAAAGCTTGATGATTAG
- the dprA gene encoding DNA-processing protein DprA, translated as MKEDYYWYWVNNIAGISNMKLRTLFNAFDTPEQIYKASDKLLNSVSGIKEKDVSAIIESRNNEYIYRGYNDLERMKIKFTYPGKNDYPEQLMNIYDYPYILYYKGRLPQANVPAIAIVGARNCTEYGRTIADMLAKCFADMGIQVISGMALGIDAAAQRGAVNKGGYSLAVLGCGVDVCYPRSNIDLYTQLQNAGGIMSEYPPGTPPRAGQFPMRNRIISGIADALIVVEARQKSGSLITADQALEQNRDVYVVPGRIGDSLSEGCLKLIKEGAQMITSPMDVCATESINRYLNKNIKQCDFPNDLNDAGIFEGNLKKSGLASPKNMVYSQINLFPVSLETIVNNSRISLVEAEGILLELELDGLIEEVSKNYYIRKHI; from the coding sequence TTGAAAGAAGATTATTATTGGTATTGGGTTAATAATATTGCTGGAATATCTAATATGAAACTGAGAACATTATTTAATGCATTTGATACACCAGAACAGATATATAAGGCGTCAGATAAATTGCTTAACAGTGTGTCAGGAATAAAAGAAAAAGATGTGTCAGCAATTATAGAGTCCAGAAATAATGAATATATATACAGAGGTTATAATGATTTAGAAAGAATGAAAATTAAATTCACATATCCCGGAAAGAATGATTATCCTGAGCAATTAATGAATATATATGATTATCCATATATTCTTTATTATAAAGGGAGACTGCCTCAAGCGAATGTTCCTGCTATAGCTATAGTAGGTGCACGTAATTGTACAGAGTATGGGAGGACAATTGCAGATATGCTGGCAAAATGTTTTGCAGATATGGGAATTCAGGTTATCAGTGGGATGGCATTAGGAATAGATGCAGCGGCACAGAGAGGAGCTGTTAATAAAGGCGGATACAGTCTTGCGGTTCTTGGATGTGGAGTGGATGTGTGTTATCCAAGAAGTAATATAGATTTATATACACAATTGCAGAATGCAGGTGGGATAATGTCTGAATATCCGCCGGGTACGCCGCCAAGAGCCGGGCAGTTTCCGATGAGGAACAGAATTATAAGTGGCATTGCAGATGCGTTAATTGTGGTTGAGGCAAGACAGAAGAGTGGCTCTCTTATAACTGCGGATCAGGCATTGGAGCAGAACAGGGATGTTTATGTTGTCCCGGGAAGAATAGGTGATTCGTTATCAGAAGGATGTCTGAAACTTATAAAGGAAGGTGCGCAGATGATTACATCACCGATGGATGTATGTGCTACGGAGAGTATTAACAGATATCTTAATAAAAACATAAAACAATGTGATTTCCCGAATGATTTGAATGATGCTGGTATATTTGAAGGCAATTTAAAAAAATCAGGGCTTGCAAGCCCTAAAAATATGGTGTATAGTCAAATCAATTTGTTTCCGGTAAGTCTGGAGACAATTGTTAATAATTCTAGGATAAGTCTGGTAGAGGCGGAGGGGATTCTGCTTGAGCTGGAGCTTGATGGGCTTATTGAAGAGGTTTCAAAGAATTATTATATAAGGAAGCATATTTGA
- the topA gene encoding type I DNA topoisomerase: MHKYLVIVESPAKVKTISKFLGANYKVMASQGHVRDLPKSQMGVDIEHDYEPKYITIRGKGDILAALRKEAKKADKVYLATDPDREGEAISWHLAAALKLEDKDIYRITFNEITKNAVKASLKEARKIDMNLVDAQQARRVLDRVVGYGISPLLWAKIKRGLSAGRVQSVALRMICDRENEIDEFIPEEYWSMEAVLNIKGEKKPLIAKFYGDENGKIEIKNGAQMQDILDEVKKSDFSIESIKRGEKVKKSPLPFTTSTLQQEAAKTLNMSTKRTMNIAQQLYEGVDIKGRGTVGLITYLRTDSTRVADEAKVSSREYISQNYGEKYIPQEANAKKDDKKIQDAHEAIRPTDLNLSPAIVKESLQRDQFRLYQLIWKRFVASQMAPAVYETTSVKIMAGKYRFSVAASKVMFDGFMSVYKNDDDNEENNTLAKGLDENSELSLEDVNGVQHFTQPPAHFTEASLVKALEEQGIGRPSTYAPTISTIIARHYVIKENKNLYISELGNAVNNIMITAFPTIVDVKFTANMESLLDGVAEGTVEWKEIIRNFYPDLKVAIDEAEKELEHVKIEDEVTDVICDKCGRNMVIKYGPHGKFLGCPGFPECHNTKPYLEKIGVPCPKCGKDVIIKKTKKGRTFYGCDGYPDCDFVSWQRPSEKKCPKCGGYMVEKGNKIVCADETCGYVENKNDKEQ; encoded by the coding sequence ATGCATAAGTATTTGGTTATAGTGGAGTCACCTGCCAAGGTAAAGACTATCAGTAAATTCCTTGGAGCTAATTACAAGGTAATGGCGTCACAGGGACATGTAAGGGATTTGCCTAAGAGCCAGATGGGAGTTGACATTGAACATGATTATGAACCTAAATATATTACGATAAGGGGAAAGGGAGATATTCTTGCTGCTTTAAGAAAAGAAGCGAAGAAAGCTGATAAAGTATATCTCGCAACCGATCCCGACCGCGAGGGAGAAGCTATTTCATGGCATCTTGCAGCGGCACTTAAATTAGAAGATAAAGATATATACAGAATTACATTTAACGAAATCACTAAGAATGCAGTTAAGGCATCATTGAAAGAAGCAAGAAAGATTGATATGAATCTTGTCGATGCTCAGCAGGCGAGAAGAGTATTAGACCGTGTTGTTGGTTATGGAATCAGTCCATTATTATGGGCTAAGATTAAAAGAGGCTTAAGTGCTGGAAGAGTTCAGTCTGTTGCTTTAAGAATGATATGTGACAGAGAGAATGAGATAGATGAATTTATTCCAGAAGAATACTGGTCTATGGAAGCTGTTCTTAATATTAAAGGGGAGAAAAAGCCTTTAATTGCAAAGTTCTATGGCGATGAGAATGGAAAAATTGAAATTAAGAATGGTGCACAGATGCAGGATATTCTTGATGAAGTAAAGAAGAGTGATTTTAGTATTGAAAGCATTAAGAGGGGAGAAAAGGTAAAGAAATCACCACTTCCATTTACTACAAGTACACTTCAGCAGGAAGCAGCTAAAACTCTTAATATGTCTACAAAGCGTACAATGAATATTGCACAGCAGTTATATGAAGGCGTTGATATTAAAGGAAGAGGAACAGTAGGTCTTATTACGTATTTAAGAACAGATTCTACAAGAGTTGCAGATGAGGCTAAGGTATCATCCAGAGAATATATAAGCCAGAATTATGGAGAAAAATATATTCCCCAAGAAGCTAATGCCAAGAAGGATGATAAGAAGATTCAGGATGCACATGAGGCTATCAGACCAACTGATCTTAACTTATCACCGGCAATAGTAAAGGAATCTTTACAGAGAGATCAGTTCAGGCTTTATCAGCTTATCTGGAAAAGATTTGTTGCAAGCCAGATGGCACCGGCTGTATATGAAACGACATCAGTAAAGATTATGGCAGGAAAGTACAGATTCAGCGTAGCAGCTTCTAAGGTTATGTTTGATGGTTTTATGTCTGTATATAAGAATGATGATGACAATGAAGAAAATAATACTCTTGCGAAAGGACTGGACGAGAATTCAGAACTTTCATTGGAAGATGTCAATGGAGTGCAGCATTTTACACAGCCACCTGCACATTTTACAGAAGCATCATTAGTAAAGGCGCTTGAGGAACAGGGAATAGGCAGACCAAGTACTTATGCTCCTACAATATCTACAATTATTGCAAGACATTATGTTATTAAAGAGAATAAGAATCTTTATATTTCAGAGCTTGGAAATGCGGTTAATAATATAATGATAACAGCTTTTCCTACTATTGTAGATGTTAAGTTTACAGCTAATATGGAGTCTCTTCTTGATGGCGTTGCAGAAGGAACCGTGGAATGGAAGGAAATTATAAGAAACTTTTATCCTGATCTTAAAGTTGCAATTGATGAAGCGGAGAAGGAACTTGAACATGTTAAGATAGAAGATGAAGTAACTGATGTTATTTGTGATAAATGTGGCAGAAATATGGTTATTAAGTATGGCCCTCATGGTAAGTTCTTAGGGTGTCCGGGATTTCCTGAATGTCATAATACCAAACCGTATCTTGAAAAGATTGGAGTTCCATGTCCTAAGTGTGGAAAAGATGTTATCATAAAGAAAACAAAGAAGGGAAGAACCTTCTATGGATGTGATGGCTACCCTGATTGTGATTTCGTATCATGGCAGAGACCGTCTGAGAAAAAATGTCCTAAGTGTGGCGGATATATGGTTGAGAAAGGCAATAAAATTGTATGTGCTGATGAGACATGCGGCTATGTAGAGAATAAGAATGACAAGGAACAATAA
- a CDS encoding flagellar hook-basal body complex protein FliE gives MDLTSAIGTLGSDYVNKVTSAMKDNATLKTTGTADSDTTFDAIYDSVSGLLNSTNSYVQRAQQAEIDYALGNMTNTHELGVYQQEANIALQYTVAIRDKALEAYNSIMNMSM, from the coding sequence ATGGATCTTACTAGTGCGATTGGAACTTTAGGCAGTGATTATGTCAATAAAGTTACATCAGCAATGAAAGATAATGCAACACTTAAAACAACAGGTACAGCAGATTCAGATACTACATTTGATGCAATATATGATTCTGTATCCGGACTGCTTAACAGCACTAATTCTTATGTGCAGAGAGCACAGCAGGCAGAAATTGATTATGCTCTTGGTAACATGACTAATACTCATGAGTTAGGAGTTTATCAGCAGGAAGCTAATATTGCACTGCAATATACAGTTGCAATAAGAGATAAGGCATTGGAGGCCTATAACTCTATTATGAATATGTCAATGTAA
- a CDS encoding flagellar M-ring protein FliF C-terminal domain-containing protein, with the protein MLDRLKQIPARLLEIWKNWTRNQKIIIVSAVVVFIAAVIVIAYVLSRPTYQELTKCEDYSEMNTVTTLLTDNGYTYQINNMTVNVKKQDLTNAKMLIASNDIKPSGYSLDDALNSSLTTTEADKNKKYAKYLETKFATDIASLDGIKKASVTVHLSDDTNSFYSTKKDTTVAVTVDTSKTVSDDAAESIAVFLATAVGSSTTNGITIIDTTGKTLFNGSDNSGSVSNISYSSKLKYKSQIESTVAAGVKNTALSTSLFNDATVAINLDLDWDTVNKIATEYTAQEGREEGLYDTSYELESTGNNGAGGTPGTTSNGEGGTTYDLTDGTSSSSTYTVKQYQYLPNQLVTTTNTEPGKIVYDTSTMSVTLIKNVVYNEDDCKKLGYLDNMTWDEFKAQNADPVQVQVNADWMNMLSNATGISTNNITVLAYNVPYFYDAAKTSVLSRASFWIQIALAVAILGILVFIVLRSARPLTVEEKEPELSVEEMLASTKENQPTVDEIDLQEKSETRKAIEKFVDENPEAVALLLRNWLNDDW; encoded by the coding sequence ATGTTAGATAGATTGAAACAGATTCCAGCGCGACTTCTTGAAATATGGAAGAACTGGACAAGAAATCAGAAAATTATAATTGTAAGTGCGGTGGTTGTATTTATAGCAGCTGTTATCGTTATAGCATATGTTTTATCAAGACCTACATATCAGGAGCTTACCAAATGCGAAGATTACAGTGAGATGAATACAGTTACCACGCTGCTTACAGATAATGGATATACATATCAGATAAATAATATGACTGTTAATGTTAAAAAGCAGGATTTAACTAATGCTAAAATGCTCATTGCATCTAATGACATTAAGCCTTCAGGATATTCACTTGATGATGCACTTAACAGTAGTCTTACTACGACGGAAGCTGACAAGAATAAAAAATATGCAAAGTATCTGGAAACAAAATTTGCAACGGATATAGCATCTCTTGATGGAATTAAGAAAGCTTCTGTTACAGTTCATCTTTCAGATGATACTAATTCTTTTTATTCAACGAAAAAAGATACCACTGTTGCTGTTACAGTTGATACAAGTAAGACTGTATCAGATGACGCTGCTGAGAGCATAGCTGTATTTCTTGCAACAGCGGTTGGAAGCAGCACAACTAACGGAATAACAATTATTGATACGACAGGAAAGACTTTATTTAACGGTTCGGATAATTCGGGTTCAGTATCTAACATCTCATATTCCAGCAAGCTTAAGTATAAGTCACAGATTGAGTCTACTGTTGCAGCCGGAGTTAAGAATACCGCTCTTTCAACATCTCTGTTTAATGATGCGACAGTTGCTATTAATCTTGATCTTGACTGGGATACAGTTAATAAGATTGCAACTGAATATACAGCCCAGGAGGGAAGAGAAGAAGGCTTATACGATACTTCATATGAACTTGAATCGACAGGAAACAATGGAGCGGGTGGAACACCTGGAACTACAAGTAATGGCGAGGGTGGAACGACATACGATCTTACAGATGGAACATCAAGTTCTTCTACATATACTGTAAAACAGTATCAGTATCTTCCTAACCAGCTGGTTACTACAACTAATACTGAACCAGGAAAAATAGTATATGATACATCTACTATGTCCGTTACTCTTATTAAGAATGTTGTATATAACGAAGATGATTGCAAAAAGCTTGGATATCTCGATAACATGACATGGGATGAATTCAAGGCGCAGAACGCTGATCCTGTTCAGGTACAGGTTAATGCTGACTGGATGAATATGCTTTCTAATGCAACCGGAATATCAACTAACAACATAACAGTGCTTGCATATAATGTTCCATATTTTTATGATGCTGCTAAGACAAGTGTGTTAAGCAGAGCATCATTCTGGATACAGATTGCACTTGCAGTTGCAATTCTCGGTATACTTGTATTCATAGTTTTAAGAAGTGCAAGGCCTCTTACTGTAGAAGAAAAGGAGCCAGAGCTTTCTGTAGAAGAAATGCTTGCTTCAACTAAAGAGAATCAGCCTACTGTTGATGAAATTGACCTTCAGGAGAAATCTGAGACAAGAAAGGCTATTGAAAAATTCGTTGATGAGAACCCGGAAGCAGTTGCATTGCTGCTTAGAAACTGGCTTAATGATGACTGGTGA